GTGGTTACCGGGATCTTGAAGCGATAGCTGGCGATGAAGAGGTTCATCCCCACCGGCGGGGTGAAGTAGCCGATCTGCATGTTGGCGAGGAAGATGATGCCCAAGTGCACGGGGTCGATCCCGTAACTGACCGCTA
This sequence is a window from Desulfobacteraceae bacterium. Protein-coding genes within it:
- a CDS encoding TRAP transporter large permease subunit — protein: AVSYGIDPVHLGIIFLANMQIGYFTPPVGMNLFIASYRFKIPVTTVYRATVPFMLVLLAAVVIITYWPALSLMLIGR